In Sphingomonas sp. FARSPH, the DNA window GGCGGCAGCGCCGCGTGCGGCGAGCGCCTGACGGAACCAGTCGGCATCGTAGCCGCGATCGGCGAGCAGCACCGGGGCGGGTGGCATCGCCTCGAACATGAGGGCCGCGCCCTTGTAGTCGCTCATCTGCCCTTCGGTGAGCAGCATGACGCGCGGGCGACCACGATCATCGCAGACGGCGTGCAGCTTAGAGTTCAGGCCGCCCCTGGTGCGTCCGATACATCGGGGAAGAGCCCCTTTTTGAGCAGGCTGGCCGCCGTCCGGTGCGCTTTCAGAGTAAGCGTCCGGTCTTCTCCACCTTGCTGACGAGGTGATGCGCAAGCCACAGGTTCGGCACTGTGGCAGACACCGGTGCGGCATCATGGCGACGCGAATTATCGAGATGGTTGGGCCTGAACCGCGCCGGCGGTTCAGCGAAGATGACAAGGCGCGGATCGTGTCGGAGGCGATGATGCCGGGTGCCAGCGTGCTGGAGGTGGCGCGGCGACACCGGGTGTGCACGTCGCTGGTGTATCGCTGGCGACGCACGCTGCTGCGCGACGGGGTGGCGAGCGAAGCATTGCCGTTGCCGGGGCCGGCATTCATTCCGGTCGAGGTGGCGGGCGCGCCCATGGTGCCGCATTCGGAGCCGCTCGGACCGGGTGTGGTGGAAGTGGTCGGCCCGGCCGGGCAACGCATCCGCCTGGCACCTCCCATCGACGCGCGGGTGCTCAAGACCGTGCTGGCGGGGTTTGCTTGATCGGGCCGCCGGGCGGTGTCCGGGTGTATCTGGCGGCCGGGGTCACGGACATGCGCAAGGGCTTCGACGGGCTGGCCGCGCTGGTACAGCAGCGGCTGCGCCAGGATCCGTTTGGCGGTGCGGTGTACGCCTTCCGGGGCAAGCGTGGCGATCTGGTCAAGCTGCTGTGGTGGGATGGTCAGGGTCTCGTGCTCCATGCCAAGCGTCTGGAGCGGGGCCGGTTCACCTGGCCGGCGACCGCGGACGGCGTCGCGGTGCTGACCCCGGCGCAGCTGTCGATGCTGCTCGAAGGGGTGGACTGGCGGCATCCGATCCGGTCCTCGCAGCCGACCTTGGCCTGGTAAAAAGTACGGTTTCCTGCGGCTTTCGCGTGTATCGGCACGGGGGTTCTGGTATAAGCGGGCGTGTCGCCCGATGCCGCCTCGCTGCCCGACGATATCGCCCTTCTGAAGGCCATGCTCATTGCTGCCGGCGCCGAGCTGGAGCAGTTGCGGATGCAGGTCGCGCGGCTGCGGCGCATGGCCTTCGGCCGTTCGTCGGAGAAGCTGACGCACCAGGCTGACCAGCTGGAACTCGGGCTGGAAGAGCGCGAGGCGGAAGCCGCCACTGCGGCGATGCCGGTGGTCACCCGGACACGGGAGACCGCCAGGCCGTATCGACAGCCGCTGCCCGATCATCTGCCCCGCACCGAGGTCGTGCATGAGGCACCGTGCGTCTGCCCCGACTGCGGTGGTGCCATGCGGCGCATGGGCGAGGACGTTACGGAACAGCTCGACTATGTGCCCGCCTCGTTCCGGGTCGTGCGCCACGTCCGGCCGCGGCTCAGCTGCCGGTCATGCGAGCGCATAGTGCAGGCGCCGTTGCCGTCCATGCCCATCGAGCGCGGTCGACCCGGTGCGGGGCTGCTCGCCCATGTGCTGGTGTCCAAATACGCCAACCATCTGCCGCTCTACCGCCAGTCGGGCATCTATGCTCGCCAGGGCGTCGACCTTGCCCGCTCCACGCTCGCCGACTGGGTCGGGCGCTCGGCCGCGCTCCTCGGCCCCTTGGTCGACGCGCTCGAGCGCCACGTCATGGGCGGCGCGACCCTCCATGCCGACGACACGCCGGTGCCGGTACTGGCCCCTGGTGCCGGTCGCACCAGGACGGGCAGGCTGTGGACCTATGTAGGGGGCGTTTGCGGTGGGGGGCGAAATCCTACGCTCATGACTTGCCACCGAGACGCTGGCCGAGTTTATCTTCGCTGCCAGGAAGCCAGCGTCGCATGACCATGGGCGAGGAGGTCAGGCGGGACGACGACGATCCCGTCCACAGCGCGGCTGTCGACGACCTCCCCAAGTTTCATGGTGTTCCAGAAGATGATGATGGCGGCGAGCAGGTTCATGCCGGCGATGCGATAGTGCTGCCCTTCGGCGGATCGATCCCGGATTTCACCTCGGCGGTGGAAACTGATGGCGCGCTTGAGGGCATGATGGGCCTCGCCCTTGTTGAGTCCGATCTGAGCCTGGCGCTGGAGGCTGGCATCGAGAATCCAGTCGATCATGAACAGGGTCCGCTCGATGCGCCCGACCTCCCGCAATGCGAGGGCCAGTTCATTCTGGCGCGGGTAAGAGGCGAGCTTGCGAAGAATCTGGCTAGGCGCGACGATCCCCGCTGCGATCGTCGCCATGACGCGCAGGATGTCGGGCCAGTTGCGTTCGATCAGCGGTTCATTGATCTTGCCACCGACTAGCGCTCGCACATTGGCAGGCGTCGCATTGGGCGTGAAGGCATAGAATCTTTTCTGAGGTAGATCGCGGATACGCGGTGCGAACCTGTAGCCGAGCAAGGCGCAGGCGGCGAACACATGATCGGTGAAGCCGCCCGTGTCGGCAAAATGCTGGCGGACGTGGCGGCCCGCGTCATTCATGAGCAGCCCGTCTAGGATGTAGGGCGCCTCGCTGACCGTTGCCGGGATCACCTGGGTTGCGAAGGGAGCATATTGATCGGACACATGGCTGTATCCCTTGAGACCCGGGACGTTGCCATATTTCGCGTTGATCAGATTCATCGCCTCGCCCTGCTCGGTAGCAAGGAAGAACTGCCCGTCGCTGGATGCCGATTGTCCTTGTCCCCAAAAGGCGGCCATGGGCAGGGCGGCGTGGGCCTCCACGATCATGGCGAGCGCGCGATCATAGGCGCTGCCTTCGACATACCAGCGCGCAATCCGCAGCAATTCCCAGAAACTGTGTGTGTTGGTCGCCGCCGCCATCTTGCGCAGTCCGAGATTGACGCCCTCCGCAAGAAGCACGTTCATCAGGCCGATCCGGTCACTGCAGGGCGCGCCGGTGCGTAGATG includes these proteins:
- the tnpA gene encoding IS66-like element accessory protein TnpA, whose amino-acid sequence is MATRIIEMVGPEPRRRFSEDDKARIVSEAMMPGASVLEVARRHRVCTSLVYRWRRTLLRDGVASEALPLPGPAFIPVEVAGAPMVPHSEPLGPGVVEVVGPAGQRIRLAPPIDARVLKTVLAGFA
- the tnpB gene encoding IS66 family insertion sequence element accessory protein TnpB (TnpB, as the term is used for proteins encoded by IS66 family insertion elements, is considered an accessory protein, since TnpC, encoded by a neighboring gene, is a DDE family transposase.), with amino-acid sequence MIGPPGGVRVYLAAGVTDMRKGFDGLAALVQQRLRQDPFGGAVYAFRGKRGDLVKLLWWDGQGLVLHAKRLERGRFTWPATADGVAVLTPAQLSMLLEGVDWRHPIRSSQPTLAW